Proteins encoded by one window of Lycium barbarum isolate Lr01 chromosome 11, ASM1917538v2, whole genome shotgun sequence:
- the LOC132618787 gene encoding probable sugar phosphate/phosphate translocator At3g14410 yields the protein MADPQEKWVSDDVRTYSYLLLYIALSSGQIFFNKWVLSSKEINFPYPLGLTLLHMIFSSILCFVLTKVLKIMKVEEGMTLDIYISSVIPIGAMFAMTLWLGNTAYLYISVSFAQMLKAIMPVAVFILGVAAGLEVMSCRMLLIMSIISFGVLVASYGEIDINWVGVVYQMGGVVGEALRLIFMEILVKRKGLKLNPISVMYYVSPCSALCLLIPWIFLEKPKMDEQRTWNFQPLILTLNSLCTFALNLSVFLVIQHTSALTIRVAGVVKDWVVVLLSALLFADTKLTLINLFGYAIAIAGVAAYNNHKLKKPTSRASSDESEPSQSIPLIQSSNSNE from the exons ATGGCGGATCCACAGGAAAAATGGGTGAGCGACGATGTGCGAACATACTCATATCTTCTCCTCTACATTGCTCTCTCTAGTGGCCAGATCTTCTTCAACAAG TGGGTTTTATCTTCAAAAGAAATCAACTTTCCCTATCCACTTGGATTGACTCTGCTTCACATGATCTTCTCCTCAATTCTATGTTTTGTGCTTACCAAGGTTCtcaag ATAATGAAAGTTGAGGAAGGGATGACTCTAGATAT ATACATTAGTTCGGTCATACCAATTGGTGCAATGTTTGCAATGACACTTTGGCTTGGGAACACTGCTTACCTCTATATTTCTGTTTCATTTGCCCAGATGTTGAAAGCAATCA TGCCAGTAGCAGTTTTCATTCTGGGGGTTGCAGCTGGACTCGAAGTGATGAGCTGCAGAATGCTTCTCATAATGTCAATAATCAGTTTTGGTGTACTTGTGGCTTCTTATGGGGAAATAGATATTAACTGGGTAGGTGTTGTCTATCAAATGGGAGGTGTTGTTGGAGAAGCTCTGAGGCTTATATTTATGGAGATTCTGGTGAAACGGAAGGGCCTGAAGCTCAATCCCATATCTGTGATGTACTATGTTAGCCCATGCAG TGCTCTTTGTCTTTTAATTCCATGGATCTTTTTGGAGAAGCCTAAGATGGATGAACAGAGGACATGGAACTTTCAACCTCTTATTCTAACTCTAAATTCTCTATGTACCTTTGCCCTGAATCTGTCAGTTTTTCTGGTGATTCAACATACAAGTGCCCTGACAATTCGTGTTGCTGGAGTGGTCAAAGATTGGGTGGTTGTGCTGCTATCTGCACTACTTTTTGCTGATACAAAATTGACACTAATTAATCTTTTTGGTTATGCTATTG CTATTGCAGGTGTAGCTGCATATAATAATCACAAGCTAAAAAAGCCAACTTCCCGAGCAAGCTCAGACGAGTCTGAACCCAGTCAATCTATACCTTTAATACAATCGTCAAATTCCAATGAGTAG
- the LOC132616584 gene encoding ubiquitin carboxyl-terminal hydrolase 25, giving the protein MGYYLQMNWQPNLRRKTGPPLGLKNLGNSCYLNSVLQCLTYTPPLAYFCLKSQHSSSCDSGAAAASEKKNECPFCILEKRIARSLSLESALDTPAKINNCLKIFAQHFRYGRQEDAHEFLRYVIDACHNTCLRLKKLQQQRRKGGGGGADGNGNTIVKEIFGGALQSQVKCLSCGAESNKVDEIMDISLDVLHSSSLKDALQRFFQPEVLDGNNKYKCENCKKLVTARKQMSILQAPNVLVIQLKRFEGIYGGKIDKPIAFEEVLVLSSYMCKASQDLHPEYNLFGTIVHSGFSPDSGHYYAYIKDAVGRWYCCNDSCVSLSTLQEVLSEKVYILFFSRTKQRSPPTKTCLSLNGSKSNHSNGLAKSKISTFDLAKAENGKQVLGHSSDKENVMTSKVSKVHSSPVRELNTFERSSIKKIPTSGNIKIVVHQRKSGDRTGDMRASVLTEKEVTSLPERNGVSKSCGNGQMTRSHALTNGNGKLPIVATNSIADGPHKDYGGSNGKAAGRDPYHEEVTRSSSLANGNGKIQSVATDTLRGSLHRNNGENSEGLAARISVNKEMPNGHVESSSVSGSKRKSPDQCILLEQDAQSRAKVEELKKELYKEASLVLRTCGWSEEVYAFMRTKKSGAQSDFEASDMNAMKKLLIADAKPMFISRIPESLKGSLIKRLTSFSQGTPPSST; this is encoded by the exons ATGGGCTATTATTTGCAAATGAATTGGCAGCCGAACCTGAGACGCAAAACTGGTCCTCCATTAGGGCTTAAAAACCTTGGCAATTCCTGTTATCTCAATTCTGTCCTTCAGTGCCTCACTTATACCCCTCCACTTGCTTATTTCTGCCTCAAATCTCAACATTCCTCTTCTT GTGATTCTGGAGCTGCAGCTGCTTCAGAGAAGAAGAACGAATGTCCTTTTTGTATATTAGAAAAGCGAATAGCTAGGTCTTTGAGTCTCGAGTCAGCACTAGATACTCCGGCCAAGATTAATAATTGCTTAAAGATTTTCGCCCAGCATTTTAGGTATGGAAGACAAGAGGATGCCCATGAATTCTTGCGCTATGTCATTGACGCCTGCCACAATACGTGTTTGCGGCTGAAGAAATTGCAGCAACAGAGAAGGAAGGGTGGTGGAGGTGGTGCTGATGGAAATGGGAATACCATTGTTAAGGAGATCTTTGGGGGTGCTTTGCAGAGCCAGGTTAAGTGCTTGTCATGTGGTGCTGAGTCAAATAAGGTGGACGAGATCATGGATATAAGTCTTGATGTATTGCACAGCAGCTCACTCAAGGATGCTTTGCAGAGATTTTTTCAGCCTGAGGTTTTGGATGGCAACAATAAGTACAAGTGCGAGAA CTGTAAGAAATTGGTGACAGCAAGGAAGCAAATGTCAATTCTTCAAGCACCAAATGTTCTTGTCATTCAGCTCAAG AGGTTTGAAGGAATATATGGTGGGAAGATTGATAAGCCCATTGCTTTTGAGGAGGTTCTAGTGCTTTCAAGCTACATGTGCAAAGCGAGTCAG GATCTGCATCCAGAATACAATCTTTTTGGAACTATTGTCCACTCAGGCTTTTCACCAGATTCAGGGCactattatgcatatatcaag GATGCTGTGGGTCGTTGGTACTGCTGTAATGATTCTTGCGTTTCTCTTTCAACCTTGCAAGAAGTGTTGTCGGAGAAGGTGTACATTCTTTTCTTCTCTCGTACCAAACAGAGGTCACCACCCACCAAGACATGTCTATCACTTAATGGGTCAAAGTCCAATCATTCCAACGGCTTGGCTAAATCCAAAATCTCGACTTTTGACTTGGCAAAAGCAGAAAATGGCAAACAAGTTTTAGGCCACTCCTCTGACAAAGAAAATGTAATGACGTCTAAGGTCAGTAAAGTGCATTCAAGCCCAGTGAGGGAGTTGAACACATTTGAAAGATCTTCCATCAAGAAGATACCTACCTCTGGTAATATTAAAATTGTTGTTCATCAAAGAAAATCTGGCGATAGAACCGGTGATATGAGAGCATCAGTTCTTACAGAGAAAGAGGTTACATCATTACCAGAGAGGAATGGTGTTAGCAAAAGTTGTGGTAATGGCCAGATGACAAGATCACATGCCTTAACGAATGGAAACGGAAAACTTCCAATTGTAGCAACCAACTCAATAGCAGATGGTCCCCATAAAGATTATGGTGGAAGTAATGGAAAGGCTGCAGGAAGGGATCCATACCACGAAGAGGTGACTAGATCATCATCTTTAGCAAATGGAAATGGCAAAATCCAGAGTGTTGCAACTGATACATTGAGGGGAAGTCTGCATAGAAATAATGGGGAGAATAGTGAAGGCCTAGCAGCAAGAATTTCTGTAAACAAGGAGATGCCCAATGGCCATGTTGAATCGTCTTCTGTATCAGGTTCAAAGAGAAAATCACCAGATCAATGCATTCTGCTTGAGCAAGATGCTCAGTCTCGTGCAAAGGTGGAAGAATTAAAGAAAGA GCTCTATAAGGAAGCTTCATTAGTTCTAAGAACATGTGGTTGGTCAGAAGAAGTCTATGCTTTTATGCGTACAAAGAAGTCAGGGGCACAATCAGACTTTGAAGCATCAGACATGAATGCGATGAA GAAGTTATTGATTGCAGATGCCAAACCAATGTTTATCTCACGAATTCCTGAATCATTGAAGGGTAGTCTTATTAAACGCCTAACATCATTTAGTCAAGGAACACCACCCTCCAGTACCTAA